From Thalassoglobus sp. JC818, the proteins below share one genomic window:
- a CDS encoding GDP-mannose 4,6-dehydratase, translating to MARVALITGISGQDGLLLTGQLIRDGYVVHGTTRHCSTSHIERVRSYLISQHLTEAIDQQLKLVEVSLLDAEAVGNLVDEVAPDEIYHLAGQSRVGRSFEIPVETFEANTQSTMNLLEAVRQSKLTDKPRFLLAGSAEIFGGSDEQILSETSRYAPRSPYAASKLSAQMLVETYRESYGLFACTAILFNHESPLRSADFVTGKIVKGVARIALGLDQKLVLGNLGIGRDWGDASDTVEAMRLMLSASSPEDFVVATGEWRPLTEFLDVAFRVVGLDWRDYVESSSELYRPVDAPRLVGDASKIKAKLGWRPRSEFTEMVERMVKHHLIAERGSDCIE from the coding sequence GTGGCCAGAGTTGCATTGATCACTGGAATCTCCGGGCAGGATGGATTGCTGCTGACTGGGCAGTTGATTCGAGATGGGTATGTTGTGCATGGAACAACTCGTCACTGTTCGACTTCGCATATTGAACGCGTGCGAAGTTACCTCATTAGTCAGCACTTGACGGAAGCGATCGACCAGCAACTCAAACTCGTCGAGGTTTCACTTCTCGATGCAGAAGCTGTTGGGAATCTCGTCGACGAAGTTGCCCCTGATGAGATCTACCATCTCGCTGGGCAAAGCCGAGTCGGTCGATCATTCGAGATTCCAGTCGAAACTTTCGAAGCGAACACGCAGTCAACGATGAATCTGCTCGAAGCTGTCCGGCAATCGAAGCTGACGGACAAACCTCGGTTCTTGCTGGCTGGAAGCGCAGAGATCTTCGGTGGCAGCGACGAGCAAATTCTTTCCGAGACATCCCGGTACGCACCCCGCTCTCCGTATGCTGCTTCCAAGTTGAGCGCACAAATGCTGGTCGAGACCTATCGTGAAAGCTACGGCTTATTTGCCTGCACGGCGATTCTCTTTAATCATGAGTCTCCGCTTCGTTCTGCAGATTTCGTCACTGGCAAGATCGTCAAAGGAGTGGCACGCATTGCCCTTGGGTTGGATCAGAAACTCGTGTTGGGCAATCTGGGTATCGGAAGAGACTGGGGTGATGCCTCTGATACTGTTGAAGCAATGAGGCTGATGTTGAGCGCTTCAAGTCCGGAAGATTTTGTTGTGGCCACAGGAGAGTGGCGACCACTGACGGAGTTTCTGGATGTGGCGTTTCGTGTCGTGGGTCTCGATTGGCGGGACTACGTTGAGAGCAGTTCCGAACTCTATCGCCCAGTCGATGCTCCGCGGCTCGTCGGTGACGCGTCGAAAATCAAAGCCAAACTCGGCTGGAGACCTCGCAGCGAATTTACCGAGATGGTGGAACGGATGGTGAAACACCATTTGATCGCCGAACGGGGAAGTGATTGCATCGAGTAG
- a CDS encoding sulfatase: MNHHFARQLICLTILSLNLFVPLSDNEVRADDRPNILFIFTDDHASHSISAYGSVINKTPHLDRIANEGMLFENCFCTNGICGPSRAVIQTGKYSHLNGFLTNGNKFDGTQQTFPKLLKKSGYETAVIGKWHLGEHMPPQGYSYSEVLVGQGPYYNPPMLRDEDGSGNPERVKYTGYTTDIITDLALEWLQNQRDETKPFMLMYQHKAPHREWAPGPDYLHMYDDVEIPEPANLFDDYSTRGRAAHEQDMTIAKTMTARDLKLVPPPYLNEEQLEVWNAAYEPKNEAFRQANLEGDDLVRWKYQRYIKDYLRCIASVDDNIGRVLDWLDETGLAENTVVIYSSDQGFYLGDHGWFDKRFMYEESYRQPLMVRWPGKVNPGSRDKHLVSNVDFAETFLDIAGVEIPDDMQGRSLVPLLEGDAPDDWRKSHYYHYYEFLNDRRTAHMVRRHYGVRTDRYKLIHFYNIDEWEFYDLEKDPSEMTNIYSEPQYAEKIAELKKEISRLQTELEVPDDTGSVEANPPSLQPRSNQNNQRQRNNQQNKK, translated from the coding sequence ATGAATCACCATTTCGCGAGACAGCTGATCTGTCTCACCATCCTTTCGCTCAATCTGTTTGTCCCACTCTCTGACAATGAAGTCCGGGCAGACGACCGACCGAACATCCTCTTTATCTTCACCGATGACCACGCTTCCCACTCGATCAGCGCTTACGGCTCCGTCATCAATAAGACTCCCCATTTGGACCGCATTGCCAACGAAGGCATGCTGTTCGAAAACTGTTTCTGCACGAACGGAATCTGCGGTCCGAGCCGGGCTGTCATTCAGACTGGAAAATACAGCCATCTGAACGGCTTCCTGACGAATGGAAACAAGTTTGACGGAACACAGCAAACGTTTCCCAAGCTACTCAAGAAGTCAGGATACGAAACAGCCGTCATTGGGAAGTGGCACCTGGGCGAGCACATGCCTCCTCAGGGTTACAGCTACTCCGAAGTCCTCGTCGGTCAAGGCCCCTACTACAATCCGCCAATGCTTCGAGACGAAGACGGAAGTGGAAATCCAGAGCGTGTCAAATACACCGGATACACAACCGACATCATTACCGATCTCGCTTTGGAATGGCTCCAGAATCAAAGAGATGAGACGAAGCCATTCATGTTGATGTATCAACATAAAGCTCCGCACCGCGAATGGGCTCCCGGTCCTGATTATCTCCACATGTATGATGATGTCGAGATTCCAGAACCAGCCAACCTCTTTGACGACTATTCAACTCGTGGACGGGCAGCTCATGAACAGGATATGACCATCGCCAAGACGATGACCGCACGTGATCTGAAACTTGTCCCTCCGCCGTATTTGAATGAAGAACAACTAGAGGTCTGGAACGCCGCTTACGAACCCAAGAACGAAGCCTTCCGACAGGCAAATCTCGAGGGCGATGATCTCGTCCGCTGGAAATACCAGCGATACATCAAAGACTATCTTCGCTGCATTGCCTCCGTCGACGACAACATCGGCCGCGTTCTTGACTGGCTGGACGAAACGGGACTCGCCGAGAACACCGTTGTCATCTACAGCTCAGATCAGGGATTCTATCTCGGAGACCATGGCTGGTTCGACAAGCGTTTCATGTACGAAGAATCGTACCGACAGCCGCTCATGGTTCGCTGGCCGGGTAAAGTCAATCCGGGATCGCGTGACAAACATCTCGTCTCCAACGTCGACTTCGCCGAAACATTTCTTGACATCGCAGGTGTGGAAATTCCCGATGACATGCAGGGCCGAAGTCTCGTCCCGCTGCTGGAAGGTGATGCACCAGACGACTGGAGAAAGTCGCACTACTATCACTATTACGAGTTCTTGAACGATCGCCGGACTGCCCACATGGTTCGTCGTCACTACGGAGTCCGAACAGACCGCTACAAACTCATCCACTTCTACAACATCGATGAATGGGAGTTTTACGATTTGGAGAAAGATCCATCGGAAATGACGAACATCTATTCCGAACCGCAGTACGCAGAGAAAATCGCTGAACTCAAGAAAGAGATTTCGCGACTCCAGACAGAACTCGAAGTTCCTGACGACACTGGATCTGTCGAAGCGAATCCTCCGTCGCTGCAACCTCGATCAAACCAAAACAACCAGCGACAGAGAAACAACCAGCAGAACAAAAAGTGA
- the mazG gene encoding nucleoside triphosphate pyrophosphohydrolase, with the protein MSSIPPPGTPPSEKEAGEAFVELCQVIAKLRSPEGCPWDRVQTLSSIKPYTLEETYELLEAIDSDDNEAIQEELGDVLLQVVLDAQIAADEGRFGIVEVVKAITEKMIHRHPHVFDDAQAETAEDVRAHWERQKAQEKSRRTSALDGIPVDLPALAKAARIQKKAARVGYDFPHRAMLLDKLREEVDELIDELYPDGDVPDIPAAVDMEPVPDEPVEDAERRDRIEGEIGDVLFVIANLARRWDINPEEALRRSNRKFSGRFQHIEKGLAEQGKTIREATLSEMEALYQHAKQLEKS; encoded by the coding sequence ATGTCGTCGATTCCCCCACCAGGAACACCTCCGTCTGAGAAAGAAGCGGGAGAAGCGTTCGTTGAATTGTGTCAAGTGATCGCGAAGTTGCGCTCGCCTGAGGGGTGCCCGTGGGATCGCGTGCAGACTCTGAGTTCAATCAAGCCTTACACGCTGGAAGAGACATACGAACTTCTGGAAGCGATTGATTCCGACGACAACGAAGCCATTCAAGAGGAGCTCGGCGACGTTCTCCTGCAAGTCGTGCTCGATGCTCAGATTGCCGCAGACGAAGGTCGCTTCGGAATCGTGGAAGTCGTCAAAGCGATTACGGAGAAGATGATTCACCGACATCCACACGTCTTTGATGATGCTCAAGCAGAGACGGCGGAAGATGTCCGTGCTCATTGGGAGCGTCAGAAAGCGCAAGAGAAAAGTCGGCGAACATCCGCTTTAGATGGAATTCCGGTCGATTTACCTGCACTGGCGAAAGCAGCTCGAATTCAAAAGAAAGCTGCGCGAGTTGGCTATGACTTTCCGCATCGAGCAATGTTATTAGACAAGCTACGAGAAGAGGTGGATGAACTGATCGACGAACTGTATCCGGACGGAGATGTTCCCGACATTCCCGCGGCAGTCGATATGGAACCCGTGCCGGACGAGCCAGTCGAAGACGCGGAACGGCGAGACCGGATCGAAGGTGAGATTGGTGACGTTCTGTTTGTGATCGCGAATCTTGCTCGAAGATGGGATATCAACCCTGAAGAAGCACTACGCCGATCGAATCGAAAGTTCTCGGGACGATTTCAGCACATTGAGAAAGGTCTGGCCGAACAGGGGAAGACAATTCGGGAGGCGACGCTGAGCGAAATGGAAGCCCTTTATCAGCACGCCAAGCAGCTTGAGAAATCCTGA
- a CDS encoding phytanoyl-CoA dioxygenase family protein encodes MAVIEDEKQKFLNDGFVVVPQLFSAEEVSLLSEVARIDKKLSESAYGREDGTGAVVTLAVRNELSDDYYSAIARSHRIVSRMTEFLGDEVYHYHHKLILKEPRVGGAWEWHQDYGYWYNNGCLLPDMGSCLIAIDDATVENGCLQVLRGSHHIGRIDHGPIGDQTGADLERVAVAKERFETVPVELSAGSAVFFHANLLHRSDRNTSEKPRWALICCFNTKSNDPYKVSRHPNYSPIEVLADHEVRSSGEAHRSRLQPSAS; translated from the coding sequence ATGGCTGTCATTGAAGATGAGAAGCAGAAGTTCCTGAACGATGGCTTTGTTGTCGTTCCACAGCTTTTTTCGGCAGAAGAAGTGTCGTTGCTTTCTGAAGTTGCCCGAATCGACAAAAAGCTTTCGGAGTCTGCATATGGTCGAGAGGATGGAACCGGTGCGGTTGTGACTTTGGCGGTGCGAAACGAACTGTCGGACGACTACTACTCTGCGATTGCTCGATCCCATCGGATTGTGTCACGAATGACGGAGTTTCTTGGTGATGAGGTCTACCACTATCACCATAAGCTCATCCTGAAAGAGCCTCGCGTGGGCGGGGCTTGGGAATGGCATCAGGATTACGGATACTGGTACAACAACGGCTGCCTGCTGCCGGATATGGGAAGCTGCCTCATCGCGATTGATGATGCAACTGTTGAAAACGGATGCCTTCAGGTCTTGCGTGGATCTCATCACATCGGACGAATTGATCATGGTCCGATCGGTGACCAGACTGGCGCAGATCTGGAGCGAGTGGCCGTTGCGAAAGAACGATTCGAAACCGTCCCGGTCGAACTGAGTGCTGGGTCGGCAGTTTTCTTTCATGCCAATCTGCTGCATCGTTCTGACCGCAATACGAGTGAGAAACCTCGTTGGGCCTTAATCTGTTGCTTCAATACAAAGTCCAATGATCCCTACAAGGTGTCGCGTCATCCGAACTATTCGCCGATCGAAGTTCTCGCCGATCATGAAGTTCGCAGCAGTGGTGAGGCTCATCGAAGTCGCTTGCAGCCCTCTGCGAGTTGA
- a CDS encoding (deoxy)nucleoside triphosphate pyrophosphohydrolase has product MNNTQVSPKPPISIGIAVVQHDNKVLVGKRPENSHLAGLSEFPGGKADPQESPAACAIRECLEETGLRIDVDSLLHRHTHHYPDRSVDLSFFLCKLQDPDESTSLRAPFEWVPFMRLSELTFPEGNQEVLQILHDRMSHRDHIA; this is encoded by the coding sequence ATGAACAACACACAAGTTTCACCAAAACCTCCGATTTCCATTGGCATTGCAGTCGTGCAACACGACAACAAAGTTCTCGTCGGAAAACGCCCTGAAAACTCCCATCTCGCCGGGCTAAGCGAATTTCCGGGCGGAAAAGCAGACCCGCAGGAGTCGCCAGCTGCCTGTGCGATCCGCGAGTGCCTCGAAGAAACCGGACTCAGAATCGATGTCGATTCCCTCCTGCATCGCCATACGCATCACTATCCCGATCGAAGCGTCGACCTTTCGTTTTTCTTGTGCAAACTGCAAGATCCCGACGAGTCAACTTCCCTTCGTGCTCCGTTCGAGTGGGTGCCATTCATGCGCCTCAGCGAATTGACCTTCCCCGAGGGAAATCAGGAAGTCCTGCAAATCCTCCACGATCGAATGAGCCATCGCGATCACATCGCATGA
- a CDS encoding superoxide dismutase: MAYSLPDLPYAYDALEPHFDAKTMEIHHTKHHAAYISKANAALEGHDDLASKSIEDLMSDLASVPESIRGAIRNNGGGHANHSLFWTVLSPNGGGAPSGELADAINAKFGSFDNFKTEFANAAATRFGSGWAWLSVDGGNVVVESTPNQDTPLSEGRTPILGLDVWEHAYYLHYQNRRPDYISAFWNVVNWDEVAKRFAAAK; encoded by the coding sequence ATGGCATACTCTCTACCTGACCTACCTTACGCGTACGATGCTCTCGAACCACACTTCGACGCGAAGACGATGGAAATCCATCACACCAAACACCACGCTGCTTACATCTCGAAGGCCAATGCAGCCCTTGAAGGGCATGACGATCTCGCATCGAAATCGATCGAAGATCTGATGAGCGATCTGGCCAGCGTTCCTGAATCAATTCGCGGAGCCATCCGAAACAATGGCGGCGGACACGCGAACCACTCTCTCTTCTGGACAGTCCTCAGCCCAAATGGCGGTGGAGCACCAAGCGGAGAATTGGCAGACGCGATCAACGCCAAATTCGGAAGCTTTGACAACTTCAAAACCGAATTCGCAAACGCAGCGGCGACACGCTTCGGAAGCGGCTGGGCCTGGCTTTCGGTCGACGGCGGGAACGTTGTTGTTGAAAGCACACCGAACCAGGACACTCCCCTCTCAGAAGGTCGAACTCCAATCCTCGGCCTCGACGTTTGGGAACACGCTTACTATTTGCACTACCAAAACCGACGTCCTGATTACATTTCTGCATTCTGGAATGTTGTCAACTGGGACGAAGTGGCCAAACGCTTTGCAGCTGCGAAGTAG
- a CDS encoding Uma2 family endonuclease, with product MIQRSMTAEDFSLHRWELPDAGQWAELIRGVPVSLQPPDPEHGTIVLNLSKAFSAYVHSEMIGYPCFDLGLHVESAPDTVLHPAVSYFTSGERFSESDKDYTDSVPTLVVELATSNDRRSNINERITLYHRCGVSTVWVIDPDNKTVHILRRAGLGATRLTEFETLHGAPDLKNFKVNVGELFREPDWV from the coding sequence ATGATTCAACGATCAATGACAGCAGAGGATTTCTCTCTTCACCGCTGGGAACTTCCTGATGCTGGCCAATGGGCGGAACTGATTCGCGGCGTTCCGGTCTCGCTTCAACCCCCCGACCCTGAACACGGCACAATTGTCTTAAATCTCTCGAAAGCATTCTCTGCTTACGTCCATTCCGAGATGATCGGCTACCCCTGCTTCGACCTCGGACTGCACGTTGAATCAGCACCCGACACCGTTCTCCATCCAGCCGTCAGCTATTTCACATCCGGCGAACGATTCAGTGAATCCGACAAAGACTACACAGACTCAGTTCCGACTCTCGTTGTTGAATTAGCCACCAGCAATGATCGACGTTCCAACATCAACGAGCGAATCACTCTTTACCATCGCTGCGGTGTCTCGACAGTTTGGGTCATCGACCCCGACAACAAAACGGTCCACATCCTCCGCAGAGCCGGCTTAGGCGCCACAAGACTCACGGAGTTCGAGACGCTGCATGGAGCCCCCGATCTCAAGAACTTCAAGGTGAATGTCGGTGAACTCTTCCGCGAACCCGATTGGGTCTGA
- a CDS encoding winged helix-turn-helix transcriptional regulator yields the protein MWEKIDGDAPDGTALWDEVTLEIGKQLARGADKVHLVPVPDDEAPTSYATRLQRIQNRFSFLRFVPTDEKRYTIGIGDNAIDMRQVVLVDNPYEDYWRKHDVFAAPPLKANIGDVTVGKGDLLDSMINPPYRRMTDDGKTLHQAFEAYEDWIKQHYFDDETQTLSEYAHTKLGQIDSLKDRHEDVPLAEIDYDYIEKMYRFWRQRPMKRTKKGQKEQRMSASSVRHYVGELHRFFKWLHRSKDFAWRKPEDIDDIDRSTPLDTETVKKRIRKVDTFQLDELRLLNRYATPTERLYLMLGLNCGFGTKEIATLTIGEIFLHQALPADEQEVFGFHSTDDDSFVSLVRNKTTIVGKYLLFGQTVKMLEWVMARRLKQRNPSPDQPAILNSKGMPLDQRSANGNPSRQIPNTFSRLHKRIIDDGNEITKLPFKHLRKTAGDLIRRFSDGEVAGVFLLHGSPVTTDKLSDVYTNRPFGKVYDAIRRVEEYLQPVFEEAGDDPTLEQPQAYTSRKSVDRIAEMTKEGKTVREIAEAIGKSRMTVHRHIQKLRERGLLDA from the coding sequence TTGTGGGAGAAGATTGATGGCGACGCTCCTGACGGCACAGCATTGTGGGATGAAGTCACCCTGGAGATCGGCAAGCAGCTTGCCAGGGGAGCTGACAAGGTCCACCTTGTTCCGGTGCCAGATGACGAAGCCCCAACAAGTTACGCGACCCGGCTTCAGCGAATCCAGAATCGTTTCAGCTTCCTGCGCTTTGTCCCCACTGACGAGAAGCGGTACACGATCGGAATCGGCGACAACGCGATCGACATGCGTCAGGTCGTCCTCGTAGACAACCCCTATGAAGACTATTGGCGGAAGCATGACGTGTTTGCGGCTCCGCCGCTGAAAGCAAACATCGGCGATGTAACTGTTGGCAAGGGCGACCTGCTGGACTCGATGATCAATCCGCCTTACCGCAGGATGACGGATGACGGGAAGACGCTGCATCAGGCTTTCGAGGCGTATGAGGATTGGATCAAGCAGCATTATTTCGATGACGAGACTCAGACACTGTCCGAGTATGCCCACACGAAGCTCGGGCAGATTGACTCCTTGAAAGATCGGCATGAGGATGTCCCTCTTGCTGAGATCGACTACGACTACATCGAAAAAATGTACCGCTTCTGGCGGCAACGCCCGATGAAGCGGACGAAGAAAGGCCAAAAAGAACAGCGAATGAGCGCCTCGTCGGTTCGCCATTACGTGGGAGAATTGCACAGGTTCTTCAAATGGTTGCATCGCTCGAAAGACTTTGCCTGGCGGAAGCCTGAAGACATCGACGACATTGACCGCAGTACCCCGCTCGACACAGAGACGGTCAAGAAACGGATTCGCAAGGTCGACACGTTTCAGCTCGATGAACTGCGTTTGCTCAATCGCTATGCCACTCCTACCGAGCGCCTCTATCTGATGCTCGGCCTGAACTGCGGATTCGGGACCAAGGAGATCGCCACCTTGACGATCGGCGAAATCTTCCTGCATCAGGCTCTGCCAGCAGATGAGCAAGAGGTCTTTGGCTTTCACTCGACAGACGACGATTCATTCGTATCACTGGTCCGCAACAAGACCACGATTGTCGGGAAGTATTTACTCTTTGGGCAGACCGTGAAGATGCTGGAATGGGTCATGGCGCGTCGACTAAAGCAGAGGAACCCTAGTCCCGACCAGCCCGCTATTCTCAACAGCAAGGGAATGCCGCTGGACCAAAGAAGCGCCAACGGAAACCCGTCTCGCCAGATTCCCAACACATTCTCGCGCCTGCACAAGCGGATCATCGACGATGGAAACGAAATCACGAAGCTGCCCTTCAAACACCTCAGGAAGACGGCAGGAGACCTGATCCGTCGGTTTTCCGATGGCGAGGTGGCCGGCGTGTTTCTACTGCATGGCAGCCCTGTGACCACCGATAAACTGTCCGACGTCTACACCAACAGACCGTTTGGCAAGGTCTACGATGCGATTCGGCGAGTCGAGGAATACCTGCAACCAGTCTTCGAGGAGGCCGGTGACGATCCGACCCTGGAGCAACCCCAGGCTTACACGAGCCGCAAATCAGTTGATCGTATCGCCGAGATGACGAAGGAAGGAAAGACCGTCAGAGAGATCGCGGAGGCGATCGGAAAGTCACGAATGACGGTCCACCGCCACATCCAAAAGCTGCGGGAACGGGGATTGCTCGACGCCTAG
- a CDS encoding FAD-binding protein, giving the protein MRKANFGRNIVLNAQHFYQPESEDAVLAILNQHQGQQIRCVGRLHSWSPVIDADMVLLDLHRLQGVEVMQRDGRKVVQVGAGCQIKRLLAEIEKQGLTLPSVGFITEQTIAGATSTGTHGSGRHSLSHYVVAVRVACYDPATKKAVIREFNSGDELRAARCSLGTLGVILSVIMECRTQYNVEEHFREYLSVEDILKAEESSPLTQFYFVPWRWRYFAQHRREVDAEKSTSVKLYHWYRFIVFDVLMHLVILVTVRVIRWHAVTKALFAHGVPNSVIRNWRVIGESSSQLVMEHELFRHVEIELFVQKEHLANALVHLKQTLIAADSHNTELPRSYLAEVSKSQCSESLNEIRGVYCHHYPICIRKILPDDTLISMASPSAHEADGQTCDEPNSAWYSITLTNYHRGQARKPFDELATFLAKSMFRLFKARVHWGKLCPLSVEELRECYRGFEEFRSIQRKVDHGCVFTNTWTQELLQ; this is encoded by the coding sequence ATGCGCAAGGCCAACTTTGGACGCAACATCGTCCTGAACGCACAGCACTTCTATCAGCCCGAATCAGAGGATGCTGTACTGGCAATACTGAATCAGCATCAGGGACAACAGATTCGTTGCGTCGGAAGATTGCACTCGTGGAGTCCGGTCATTGACGCAGATATGGTGCTGCTGGATTTGCATCGGCTGCAAGGTGTCGAGGTGATGCAACGGGATGGACGCAAGGTTGTTCAAGTCGGTGCTGGCTGTCAAATCAAACGTCTGCTCGCTGAGATCGAGAAACAGGGGCTTACTCTCCCATCGGTAGGTTTCATTACGGAACAGACGATTGCCGGTGCGACCTCGACAGGAACACATGGTTCTGGGAGGCACTCGCTTTCTCACTACGTTGTTGCAGTCCGGGTGGCTTGTTACGACCCGGCAACCAAGAAGGCTGTCATTCGGGAGTTCAATTCTGGTGACGAGTTACGAGCAGCTCGCTGCTCACTGGGAACTCTGGGAGTCATTCTCAGTGTGATCATGGAATGTCGAACTCAATACAACGTCGAAGAACATTTTCGAGAGTACCTGAGTGTCGAGGACATCTTGAAGGCAGAGGAGTCATCCCCACTAACGCAGTTCTATTTTGTTCCTTGGCGTTGGCGGTACTTTGCACAGCACCGTCGAGAAGTCGACGCCGAGAAGTCAACTTCGGTGAAACTCTATCACTGGTACCGATTCATTGTGTTTGATGTCCTGATGCACCTGGTCATTCTGGTAACAGTGAGAGTGATCCGATGGCATGCGGTCACAAAGGCTCTCTTTGCACATGGAGTTCCCAATAGTGTGATTCGCAACTGGCGCGTCATCGGAGAATCAAGTTCTCAGCTGGTCATGGAACACGAGCTGTTTCGGCATGTGGAGATCGAATTATTTGTCCAAAAGGAGCATCTCGCTAATGCGTTGGTCCACCTGAAACAGACTCTGATTGCGGCGGACTCCCATAATACCGAACTTCCACGTAGTTATTTGGCCGAAGTCAGCAAATCGCAATGCAGCGAGAGTCTGAACGAAATTCGGGGCGTGTATTGCCATCATTACCCGATCTGTATCCGCAAGATTCTGCCCGACGACACGCTGATCTCGATGGCAAGTCCCTCGGCGCATGAGGCTGATGGACAAACCTGTGACGAACCCAACTCGGCCTGGTACTCGATTACCCTGACGAATTACCACAGAGGCCAGGCACGAAAGCCCTTTGATGAGCTGGCAACATTCCTCGCAAAATCAATGTTCCGCCTTTTCAAAGCACGAGTACATTGGGGCAAGCTATGTCCCCTCTCAGTCGAGGAACTTCGGGAGTGTTATCGGGGCTTCGAGGAGTTCCGCAGCATTCAGCGAAAAGTTGATCACGGTTGCGTTTTTACGAATACATGGACACAGGAGTTACTTCAATGA
- a CDS encoding sigma-70 family RNA polymerase sigma factor, which translates to MESANSHLESAITRFRPILLTLAEALIFPTYRGELEASDLVQQTLMEAHRSSNSLGDLDEARFFSWLRTALQRNVLDAIKHVKTLKNDHRRRLRAADIEDSFVQLDNVLIAEDTSPSQVVQKNEQISLMLTAIQSLPESQKKAVILKHLRGFSLREVADALDISESATAGLLHRGRQRLVELIEGGGND; encoded by the coding sequence ATGGAATCTGCCAATTCACATTTAGAGTCAGCAATCACTCGATTCCGGCCAATCTTACTGACACTGGCCGAGGCGCTCATTTTCCCGACTTATCGAGGAGAACTGGAGGCATCAGATCTCGTGCAGCAAACTCTCATGGAAGCTCATCGTTCGAGCAACTCACTTGGAGACCTGGATGAAGCGCGATTTTTTTCGTGGCTACGTACAGCCCTCCAGCGAAACGTCTTGGACGCGATCAAACATGTCAAAACACTCAAGAATGACCATCGACGCCGTTTGCGAGCAGCTGACATCGAAGACTCATTTGTGCAACTGGACAATGTTCTGATTGCCGAGGACACGTCACCCAGCCAAGTCGTCCAAAAAAACGAGCAGATATCGTTGATGCTGACAGCAATTCAATCGCTCCCAGAAAGTCAAAAGAAGGCAGTGATCCTCAAACACCTCCGTGGCTTCTCACTCCGAGAAGTTGCCGATGCACTTGACATTTCGGAATCTGCGACGGCAGGGCTGTTGCATCGCGGCCGCCAACGTCTCGTAGAACTGATCGAGGGAGGGGGCAATGACTGA